The genomic stretch CCGGGGGTGGCCTTGTTTTCAGAAGTCGCCTCCTTGCCAGTAAAGAAGTTTTTGACGGCCTGATACTTGTCAGCCGCCGTGTTCATCAGCTCGATCGAGCCAATCGGTCTGTTCAGGAAGTAGTAAATGGGCGGAAGGATGTTCTCGCCGTATAGCCGAAGGATTATGCGAAACTCTTCCTCTGCCCCGTAAAGGGGCAGGATCTTTCGGGTCATTTCGGGGTATCGAAGATAGGCGGCCCGGGCTTTCACCAGCAGCAGCTCGTCGTCTGCCATATCGAGCAGGGCGGCCTGCAGCTCCGGGGGTTCGGTTGTGATACCGTTGAATTGATGGAGTGTATCCTCCGCCTGAATCCGGATCAGCCGCTCCTCAATGGGCATTGGACTGGAGCTGGCGGTTGAAACCAGCGCAATCACCAGTGCCAACCCAAGAATCAGGAAAAATTTTGTCACAATCCTACCCTGTGAACCTTTTGGCTACCCGTGTTGTCAGGCATTAACAACCCTCGGTAAAGATCAGATCAACACCATGGAGCGAGGGACCAGCACCGTTAGTTGGCCCCGCCTGACATGAGTAATATCGACGTTACCCTGATGCTGCTTCTGTGCCAAGCGCCTTTGCGGGTCTGGATTTTTTGTCGAGGTTATGGAGAGAGGCTAAGCTTCTGGTAGCGCCTTCCGCTGGTCACTGGCTGAAAACGTCGAAGTTCGGCCCCGATTGCTCTTCGGTTTGCTCTGCGCGATGGGTTCACAGGAGTTGGTTATGAGCAGAAAGAAAACTGAAAAGGAGTACGTAATAAGGGAAGGCCGGGAACAGGATCTCCCGCTGTTGGTGGAGTTCCTGGTAAAACTGGCGCTGCATGTCTCAGGGGGCGAGCCAAAGGACCTCAGGGAGAGCGAACACAAACGGCTCCTCAAGGCGTTGAGTTCTTCTCTGAAAGACGAGGATAAACACCTGGTGGTAGCAGACAGTAGCGAGGCGGGGCTGGTTGGAATGGGCTACGTTTATGTATGGAGTACCCAGGGAATCTGGGCGCAGACTGAGCCGGTGGAGTTCAGGTCGGGAATGATTGACGATGTATGGGTTGAGCCGGAATTCAGGCATCGGGGTATTTTTAAGGCGTTGCTCCGGGATTTGGTCGCGTTTGCAGAGAGCCACAATGTTTCAGAGCTGATTCTCGAATATTCCGCCACGAACAAGGAGGCCGAGGCAGCGTGGACCAAACTGGGCTTCCGGCCAACAGGCATTCGCGCCGCAGCATTCACCTCAAATGTGAAGCAAGCTCTGGCGAAGCAGCAATAACGAAGCAAGGGATAGTCTCATGATCGGCGACCGAAGTGTGCACGTGTTTTATGACGAGGTAATGCTGGGGCACAACCCCGAGGTGGATTTGCCATTCATGCCCAGCAGGGTGGAAAAGCGCGTGAGGTCGATTCTCCAGGGGCTGGATTTCAAATGGAGTTATCCGGAGCACCCGGGGCGTCTGACGGCAATCAAGGCATACCTGGACGAGAATCCAATAGAGGGTGTTCAGTTCAGGGCGGGCGCGGCCCCGGCAACCTATAATCAGCTGGCACGAGTACACACCGCCGCCTACCTGGACCACATGTTTTCATTTGCGGGAAAGCGTGCCTGGCTCGACCGGGATACAACCGCCGTTTCACCGGAAAGCATAAACGCGGCCACCGCAGCGGCCGGCAATGCCATTGCTGCCGTAGAAAGCGTTGTGAACGGTGAATGTAAAAGCGCGTTCGCTCTGGTGCGGCCACCGGGGCACCACGCCGAGCCGGTGCGTGCCCGCGGTTTCTGCCTGCTCAATAATATTGCGGTAGCAGCCGCCCATGCCCAGGCCAAACTGGGGTGTGAACGTATCCTGATCATTGACTGGGACGCGCACCACGGTAACGGTACCCAGGATATCTTCTGGGCAGAGCCGGATGTGCTGTTCTTTGACACCCATTGTGCGGCGCCCTTTTATCCGGGTTCGGGCCACATCGAGGAGATAGGCGAGGGCCTCGGCGAAGGGTTCACCATCAATGTGCCGCTACCGGAGACCTCTGGCGATGTTGCCTTCGAGAAAGTCTTCCGCGAGATTCTGGTGCCGGCTGCCGATTACTTCAAACCGGATCTCGTACTGGTTTCCGCCGGGTTCGACCCACACCGCAACGATATGGCACTGAACCTCACCTATGACGGTTTCAGGATGATCACCCGGATCGTTCAGGACATTGCCGATACACACTGTGAAGGACGCCTGGTACTCGTTCTGGAAGGCGGTTACAACCTGACATCACTCTCACATGGCGTGCACGCGGTGCTTGAGACGCTGGCGGGCGGCGATGTGCCGGAGATCCGGGAGACGGGCGTAAAAGAAGCGGAAGAAGCTGCGGAATTTCACCGATCTGCTTTCAGTGATGAGCAAGAAGAGTAACCTGAGAGACACCCCGGCCATGACATCCAGTTGCAGCAACTGTGATAATGTAGCTCCCAGGTGAAGGAAACTGGAGAGTGTCATGACGCGTCCCATTTGCTGCAACACCTCCGTGCGGGCCAGCGTCTCGTGAGACTGCCGCAGGCACGGCCACGGCATGAGCGCGCCGGGTTTGCACCAGGATCCGGACCGGGCGCTGCCGATTCCCGCCGCCCATCAATGTGTGGTATTCGGCGTCAATCACTTTGATCTGCTCGACAGCCAAGCGGTTTATGAGCGGATCCACAATTGGCTGGCCGGGCACTGATAACGCGGTTGCAGTCTATTTTCCTGCCGGAAGAGGATTTGATGTCGTTTCGGAGTGGATTTTACCGGTATGCACAGGCCTTTCGCCGGGGGCTTCATATCCTGGCGGCCCCGGTAAAGGGCGACAGTGGTCGGGGCGGGCTGTTTATCCAGGCTTACCGGGGTTACGGCTCGCCAAATCGCCTGTTTCTGATGGGGCAGGTTTTCCGGCAGCCCGGGTTCGGGGCCTCGTGGCGGGAGGATCTGCTGCGCCGGGATTTAATCGATCTTGTCCGCAGATTGCTGCGCAAGCCGATTGTCGGAGCCCGGGTCCGTATACGGTACAAAGACACCAATACCTTCGTTCATACCGATAGGCACGGGTTCTTCCGGGTTGATATGGAACTGCGCACCATGCCGTCTGAGGTTTCCTGGCATGAAATGCAGCTGTCTCTGGACAGTCACGCCGACGAGCGTGCCGCCACCATTGGTGAGTTCTATACGCCACAGCCTCGTGCCCGTTTCGGCGTGATCAGCGATATCGACGACACCGTGGTTTACACTGGTGTTGCCAATACCGTCATGATGATGTGGCGCCTGTTTGCCCAGGGCGCCGAAAGCCGTATGGTGTTTCCCGGCGTGCCGGCCCTTTATCAGGCCTTTCATGCCGGCCGCGATCAAGGCGAGGGAAACCCGCTGTTCTACGTGTCCCGTGCGCCCTGGAGCATCTATCACGTACTGGCGGAAGTTTTTCGCCGTAATCGAATTCCCCATGGGCCGATCCTCATCCTGCGCGAGTGGGGCATGAAGCGTGGCAGTCTGCTGCCGCGAAGGGCCAAGGATCATAAGCGGGACGCGATCCGGCATATTCTGGGGATGTACCCGGATATGCGCTTTGTCCTGGTTGGGGACTCCGGGCAGCGGGACCCGGAGGTGTACAGCCGCATTCTTCGAGAGCATCCCGACCGGATACTGGGGATTTATATCCGCGATGTCAGCAATACCCCTGAGCGCTCGGAAGCCATCGACCGGCTTGCCCTCGAGGCCCGGGAAGTGGGATGTGATCTGATTCTGGCCGCCGACAACCTGGAAATGGCGAAACACGCCGCCAGCGAAGGGCTGATTGCCGACCGAGCTGTGGCCGCGGTACGTGAAGAGTTGCGCCGCGCCGCCCAGCGCGGCGACTGATCATCCAGCAGACCTACAACCGGTTACATGACCCTTGCAAATAGCCCGAAGGGCAGGGATTTCAACACATAACCCAGCGGTGTCCAGGGCCACCAGGGCACGTAGGCCCGGCGTTTTTCAGATTCGATGGCCTTTACCAGGGCCTTGACGCCGGTTTCCAGATCGACGCGGAAGGGGGCATTCTCCGTGTCCCGGTTAATATCCGTAAGTATATAGCCGGGCAATATGTTGCTGACGTTGATCGGTTTGCCCCTGGTATCCAGTTGCAGGCCTTCTGCCAATGAAGCCACGGCGGCCTTGGTGGCGGCATAAACGTTCAGAGGGCCACGGAACCCACGAACACCACTGACCGAAGACATCAGCACCAGGTGGCCGCTGTTCTGCTCTCTGAAAATCTCCATGGCGGCCTCGCTCTGGGCGATGGCAGCGACGAAGTTCGTTTCAGCGGAGTGCCGGTTGGCGGCAAAGTGCCCACGCCCAATGGGTTGAGAGCTGCCAATGCCCGCGTTGACCACCACACGGTCAAGACTGCCCAGCTCATCCCGAAAGCCTCGGAAAACCTCGAACACCTGATCGTAATCACAGACATCCAGCCCCCGGACCAGCACCCGAATATTGGGGTAGGCCTGCTGCAATTCGCGCTGCAGGGCCTCCAGCTTATCGGCCCGCCGCGCACACAATGCCAGATTGCAGCCTTTGGCGGCCCACTCCCGCGCCATGCCTTCACCGAGACCGGTGCTGGCACCGGTAATCAGAATGTTTTTTCGCATCAGTTATCCCTTGAGTTCCCTGTTACGCCTTTGAGCGGTGAAGAGCCTTATACCGTTCCGCCAACTCAACCCGAATCGCGCGACGTTCCTGGCCGTTGGCGAAGCGCCTGATTTGCTCATCCGTGCGTGGTTCCAGTTCAGGTACTTCAACGGCTTTTCCGTTGTCATCCACGGCGACCATCGTGAAAAAGCAACTGTTGGTGTGTCTGACCAGCTTTTCACGGATGTTTTCCGTGATCACTTTAATGCCAATCTCCATTGAAGTGCGTCCTGTGTAGTTGACGCTGGCCAGGAAGGTTACCAGTTCTCCAACATGAATCGGTTGAAGAAACATTACCTGATCCACGGACAGGGTAACAACATAGGTGCCTGCGTAACGGCTGGCGCAGGCATAGGCCACTTCATCGAGACACTTGAGCAAGGTGCCACCGTGCACATTGCCAGAAAAGTTGGCCTTATCCGGTGTCATCAAAACGGTCATCGTGAGGGTAGTAGATTCGAGTTCCATAATGCTCTCGTGTTTATCTGATGCTTCAGTATATGCGCAAACCACGCAGGGGCATAAAACAGGTAGGCGGGGATGGCCGTAAAGATATCGTCGCAGTACGGGGGTCAAGGGCCATGTATTTCCTTTTCTCTGGCCACGGTGTCAACCATAATCGGCGCGACAATTCTGATCAGCTGGTACTGGGCGAAGTCGCAACCGGCGTCCTCAAGCTCAGAGAAGCGCGGCCTTCCAGAATTCCTCCGTGGTGCTGCGAGTGAACTGCAGGGCGGAGGTATTGATTCTTACCTGGAACGGCAGCCGGGTCAGCGAAGACCAGCTCTCGGCTCTGGCGGCTGCCTCTGCAAAGTCCCAGTGGTCCAGATCGCTTATCCGCCCGATTTCTTCTGCCAGGCCCAGAAAAATTTCCGGCATCATGGCCGAGGCGAGGCTACAATGGACGAGTCGAATCTTGCAGCAACACAAACGTTTCTGGATGGCTAAAGGGCGGGGCGGTTGAATGAGTGACAGGGACGCCAATCAGGATACCTCCCCCGAAAAGGAAGCCAAGGAGGCCGCGGACGAGCAAGAGTCTCGCGCCAAGGCCCAGGATCGCGAATCCCGCGAACAGACACCGACGCCGAGTGAAAAATCACTGACGCCGAAAGAACGTGATACCGTAGCCGAACATGGCGGTCTATCTTCGCTGACTCTTTATTCCATCATCCTGCGCGAGGGCGAAGAGGAGCTACAGCGCCCGAAAATCTCGCTCTGGTGGTCTGGTGTGGCAGCAGGGCTCGGGATTTCGACCTCGGTCCTCGTCGAGGGAATTATCCGCTCCAATATGGGCTCAGATCACCCCTATCTGACGTTGATTGAAAGCCTGGGCTACTCGTTCGGGTTCGTTCTCGTGATCCTGTGCAGGCTTCAACTGTTCACCGAGAATACCATCACCGTCGTGCTGCCTGTTCTGGCCCAGCCGACGCGCAACCGGTTCTATCGCACCGGGCGCCTTTGGGGCATTGTGCTTGCGGCAAATTTATTTGGCACGTTTATTACCGCTGCCATCGGCGTCCACGGGGGCATTTTAACCGCCGAGACCCTCACGGCGATCCTGGAGATATCGCGCCACTTGGCAACGCTGACCCCGGCCGAGACACTTTTGCGCGGTATTCCATCAGGCTTTTTCATAGCGGCTCTGGTGTGGATGCTGCCTTCAGCGAAGAGATCCGAAGTGCTGGTAATCGTCATTTTTACCTGGCTGATTGCGGCGGGTGGCTTTACCCACGTGATTGCCGGGTCAAACGAGATTTTCACGCTGGTGCTCAATGGGGAAATGAATATCTTTACCGCCTTGATCTACCATATTGCCCCGGTACTCGTCGGCAACATTATCGGCGGTACCGGTTTGTTCGCGATGCTGGCCTATGGCCAGGTTCATGAAGAAATGTGATACGGCGTCCCTGACTCTGCAGAGGTCAAAAAGGAGGCGTACGGTAACTCTCGCCCTGGACGTATTCATCCCGAAGGGATGAGAATTCAGGTTCATGCCGAGGACTTACATTGCTTTCAAAAAATACCAGGCACTGGATGTGTCCCGGTTTATGATGAGAAAAACGGCCTGCGCGGGGAGCGAGGCCGGTGCAAGAGAGCACTTCGGGTCCATAGCCATATTGCCAACGAGGCTGTTAGAAGCCTAATTCCTGAGTTGGGATTGCGCCTCATCCTTGCGGCGCACGATGTGACATCCTGTCCGGGCTGGTCCGTCGCCTCATCTATAACCAGAATAAGTCATCAGCTTTGTCCGGTCTGTTCGCTAGCGCACCAAGTGTAAAAATATGTAAGTGAGCTCCGAATTGGTTGAAGACTGTATCCTCCGCAGTTCCGACGGCCCAAACGCCGCCCCTTGCCATCTTCGATCTCTCAGTGTTAGAGCCGTTTCGCCAATAAAACAATTCTGGCCCGGTTTTTTGAAAATCCTAATCGAGCACTGTCTTTGCAGCTTCAGAGGCCATGGACTTACCCCGGTGCAGCTCGTCAGCCAGGATTACGTACGTCGCCGTTTCAGCCGGTACATGTTGTCATCAGCATGGTTCAACAGGGTGTCGGCGTCCTCCCCGTCCGTTGGATAACAGGCCACGCCGATACTGCAGGTCGGCGTTTTGATACTGCCGAATTCGGCACCCAGGGGCGCGGTCACGGCTGCGATGATCTGCTCCACCTTTTTGGAAACAGGTTCCGCCGACTGTATGTCCGTCAACAGCACAGTGAATTCGTCGCCACCCATCCGGGCCACCGTGTCCGTCTCTCGAACGCAGCCTTCCAGCCGTCCGGCAATCATGCAGAGCACCCGGTCACCCATGGCATGCCCATGGGTATCATTGATGTGCTTGAAGTCATTGAGATCCAGAAACAGCAAAGCCAGGCTGCTCTGGTGGCGATGGGCTATGCGGATGGCCGACTCAAGTCGCTCAAGGAACAACAATCGGTTGGCAAGCCCTGTCAACGGGTCGTGATGCGCGAGGAAACGCAGTTTCTCCTCGGCCTGCCTCAGTGCCGTCACATTACGTGCTACACCGATCCGCACACCGTCCTCTTCGGATAAACGGGCAGACCAGAGGATGTATACAATAGAGCCATCTTTGTGGATATAACGGTTACAGAAGTCGTTGTGGGGCTGACCGTCCATAACTCGAACAATGGACGCTCGTGTGGTGCCCAAGTCATCTGGATGCAAATAGTCGGTGATCAGCGTGCCCGTCAGCTCATCGGCACGATATCCGAGCAGTGGTTCACACGAATCGCTCACAAAGACGATCTGGTCGTTCTGATCGACGACAAAGACAGCGTCCAGCAACAAATTGGTCAGCTTGGGGAAAAGCGCTTTCAGATCAACGGGCATAGTTCAGTGGAATTTGGTGATTCATAGAGGTCAAGTATCGTCCAGTGGCTGCAACAGGTTGTCGAAAAATCGCCTTTGTGGCCGGGCCTTCACGGGCAAACATGGATTCGCGCAATTCTCCAACCGACCTCTCCTTTCTTTGACGCTTTTTCTGTCTTGGAGGCCTTTTCATATAATTGCATAACGCTGGGCGCAGCGGGCAATTTTTTGGTCCGACTGACGCCTTGCTTATCGCCCAGCTTCGGTATCACTACTAATTTAACGCGGAGCGAAGCGGCGGCGTTGGCTTCCAGTGCATAGCATTGTGTACGCCCAGCATGGGCATGAACTAATGGGGTGAAAGTCCCCTGTGGGAAGATCACTGTTCAATGGCTTTAGCCGATTGAACGCTAACCACTAGCGAATGGCAAGGGCCGATCCGCGAGGAGCGGTCTGGAGGAAGCCGCTAGCAAAACTGCGAGCTGATGAACAAGAACATCATACGAGGCGTAGGCTGAAGGCGAGTTGGCACAAGACAACGAAGCCAGCCTTTAGTAAAGATCTACTCGAGCAGATGCTCAGCAAGGCCAATCTACAAAAGACCTGGAAGCAGGTTCGAGCAGTCGATTCGCACGGGGGATTCTCAACCGGCGCCAGTAAGGCGGGTTGAAACGCGCACCAGGCGGTGCGACGGATGCAGAGCATCCTCAAGCACGGGAGAAGCCTTGCGGTGGGTGTGGACCTGTCGAAGTTCTTCGACCGAGTCAATCACGACCTGCTGATGACGCACCTGGGCCATAAAGTCCAGGACAAGCGCATGCTGGGTCTGATTGGCCGGTAGGGTCGCACTCCAGGTTTGCCCGGTTACCAGCGTTGGCAAATCTGGTACTGTCGTTGCAGCTTACCGCGGATGAGCTTGAGTCTCTGGAGGCAACCGCCGCTTCACGAGTGAAGCACCTAAGGGGGGCAGATCCGATCTGTCCCTTTTACTGATCACGGGCTTTGTGAATCCCGCAAAGACTGTTCAATCTGACCACCACAGTAGGCGTTACCCAATTCCCGACGCTGATTGTCCAGAAAAGCACCTATCGAGGGGCGGCGTTCCATACGCTGGCAGAGGTTCGCCACCCTGGGGGCGTGGTGTTCCAAATCCCTGTCGAGTTCCGGAAAGCTGTGGACCAGGGAACCGAACAGCGCAGCAGTCGCAATATCGGCCACCGTGAGCCTGGTGCCCAGTAGATAGCCCGTGTCCGGCTTGAGGGAATGCGCCTGACCTGTCTTTTCAAAGATCGTCATCCAGTCGGCCAGACGATGGGCCCGGAACTCCTTCCATATGTCCTCCTCCCACATCACCATGCCATTGTGGTTGGTGATTTCCATGAGAACATCGTTGCAGTCCAGAATCACCTTCAGGGCCAGGGTGTGTTGCTCTGCTTCGTCGGGAAGAAGATGATACGCCTTCGCCAGATGCATGAGAATTGCCGGCATCTGGGCGAACCAGAGCTGGGCCCTGCAGTCGTAAAGATACGGTGGTGCCATCCCGGGGTAAAGGAGGCTCAGGTTTCTGTCAGGATAGACCTCGTTGGCATCCAGCTTCCGATAATCCGCCCGAACCTCCTCCAGCAAAAGCTGGATAAAATTGCCGCGAAAGGGCAGGTTCCAATAATAGAGTTCGTAGTCCGGCATAGCCGTCCTCCCGTATTTTTTAGTAGAACGGTGAACTGCTGCCTGGAGTATAGCGCACGGGAAAGCGGAAACCTGGTTGTGTGGTTTGCCAGTATTTCTTGCCCGGAATCATACAGACAGCATCATCAAATGGCTTATCAACCAGATCTAAAGCCACCGCCGAACCCGTCGCTCATACGCCCGGAAGGCGTCGCCGAAGCTCTCCCGCAGGGCGCGTTCCTCCGGTTTGATCTGGAACCGGTTCATATACAGCACAAAGAACATGACCCCGACTAAAGCTCAGGCGGAGGCCAGGAAAACGCCCCAGGCCAACAGCCACAGCCCGAACCCCAGATACATTGGATTGCGGGGTAATCCCCCCGGAATCATGCTGTGTAGCTCTTCCCCGCGCTATCGAAGCTGGCTGTCCTTGCGCCGGGCCTCTGGAATTGGCGCTCCGCACTCATCGCATTCCTCGGCGCTTTCGCCTTTGGCCAACTGGCTGCGTGCTCGCTGGATTTCATCTTCAACGCTTGCGTCGATCTGTTCCTGAACCGCACCATCACGAGACCATCCGCCTGCCATGAACCCTCCGGAGTCTGGATGACTGTATCAACTCAACGTTAGCATTCGAGCGCGGGCGCGCAAAGATGGCCGACGCTGATTTTGCTGATGCAAATGGTCAAAGCTTGCCGGGGTCAGGCTCGCGCCCACCTCGAAGAACCGGATACAGCAACGGCCCTGCGGACACAAACACTGCCGTCATTACGATAAACGGAATCAGGTAACCCAACCCTTTGCCACGACGTTTGGCGTCCTGGTACATCCAGATACAAGCCAATACAGCGAGAATGTAGATCGATGACAACCTGGGCGGTATCGGGGCTGGACATTAGCTGGGCACCGAAGGCCAGGAGCGATTGCTCCGCTCCGGCTATTACCCAGAAAGTGAAGCCCATGAACAGGCAGAGAGCGATGGGGGGAGGGGGGGTACTTTCATGATTTTTCTTGATTTGATCTTTCCTGGAATTAAATGACTTCAGCGATGCGCTTCAGGGATTCGCCATCAAGAAAATCGGAATCAATCTTGAGCAGCTTTGCATCTTTGCCGATCACAAACAGGAAGGCCTTGTCCCCGTGGGACAGCCGTAATTCACCGTTTGATCGTCGGTCATGTCTGCGAGCGCGAGAAATCGTTTACCGGGCTCATCGCCATACCGAAATATCAGCATGTTCTGACTGTCGTCAATATCACCAACAACGGTGAAGCCTGCCGGAATGCTGAATCTCAGGTCTGAATACATGAGTTCGATGTCATCACCGGCTTGAATTCCGAAGGATAGACTTAAAGCAACAGCGGCCAACCCCAAGTTGTTCAGCCGGATGCCAGGTATTCGCGCTTGAGTTCAATGCGGCCACCCTTGAATTGGAAATCCTTGCCTTCCTCAAATCTGAATTGCTTGAGAACGACCTTATCTGAGATCGCCGAAGCGATTGAGCTGCTGCCTTCACCTTTCCGGATCTCTACGATCTTCGGCGTTGTTTCTGGCGTAAACTGCGCTGGCCAGATGATCGAGGTTAAACACACGGGAGTTGATCCGTCCTGTGGGTTGCTGCAGTTTCTGTAGCAGCCCACAAAGGCGTCGCGGTCCGGCGCCGCCGCGAACTCTGAGTCATTGTCCGGCGCCAGCGTGGAAACGCAGCCTGTTAACAGCAGCAGAAGCCCGGCTGAGAAGGCTCGTTTTATAGCGATACTTCTAGCCACCTTTATTCTTCAA from Marinobacter subterrani encodes the following:
- a CDS encoding GNAT family N-acetyltransferase; its protein translation is MSRKKTEKEYVIREGREQDLPLLVEFLVKLALHVSGGEPKDLRESEHKRLLKALSSSLKDEDKHLVVADSSEAGLVGMGYVYVWSTQGIWAQTEPVEFRSGMIDDVWVEPEFRHRGIFKALLRDLVAFAESHNVSELILEYSATNKEAEAAWTKLGFRPTGIRAAAFTSNVKQALAKQQ
- a CDS encoding histone deacetylase family protein codes for the protein MIGDRSVHVFYDEVMLGHNPEVDLPFMPSRVEKRVRSILQGLDFKWSYPEHPGRLTAIKAYLDENPIEGVQFRAGAAPATYNQLARVHTAAYLDHMFSFAGKRAWLDRDTTAVSPESINAATAAAGNAIAAVESVVNGECKSAFALVRPPGHHAEPVRARGFCLLNNIAVAAAHAQAKLGCERILIIDWDAHHGNGTQDIFWAEPDVLFFDTHCAAPFYPGSGHIEEIGEGLGEGFTINVPLPETSGDVAFEKVFREILVPAADYFKPDLVLVSAGFDPHRNDMALNLTYDGFRMITRIVQDIADTHCEGRLVLVLEGGYNLTSLSHGVHAVLETLAGGDVPEIRETGVKEAEEAAEFHRSAFSDEQEE
- a CDS encoding App1 family protein, yielding MSFRSGFYRYAQAFRRGLHILAAPVKGDSGRGGLFIQAYRGYGSPNRLFLMGQVFRQPGFGASWREDLLRRDLIDLVRRLLRKPIVGARVRIRYKDTNTFVHTDRHGFFRVDMELRTMPSEVSWHEMQLSLDSHADERAATIGEFYTPQPRARFGVISDIDDTVVYTGVANTVMMMWRLFAQGAESRMVFPGVPALYQAFHAGRDQGEGNPLFYVSRAPWSIYHVLAEVFRRNRIPHGPILILREWGMKRGSLLPRRAKDHKRDAIRHILGMYPDMRFVLVGDSGQRDPEVYSRILREHPDRILGIYIRDVSNTPERSEAIDRLALEAREVGCDLILAADNLEMAKHAASEGLIADRAVAAVREELRRAAQRGD
- a CDS encoding SDR family oxidoreductase; the encoded protein is MRKNILITGASTGLGEGMAREWAAKGCNLALCARRADKLEALQRELQQAYPNIRVLVRGLDVCDYDQVFEVFRGFRDELGSLDRVVVNAGIGSSQPIGRGHFAANRHSAETNFVAAIAQSEAAMEIFREQNSGHLVLMSSVSGVRGFRGPLNVYAATKAAVASLAEGLQLDTRGKPINVSNILPGYILTDINRDTENAPFRVDLETGVKALVKAIESEKRRAYVPWWPWTPLGYVLKSLPFGLFARVM
- a CDS encoding acyl-CoA thioesterase; its protein translation is MELESTTLTMTVLMTPDKANFSGNVHGGTLLKCLDEVAYACASRYAGTYVVTLSVDQVMFLQPIHVGELVTFLASVNYTGRTSMEIGIKVITENIREKLVRHTNSCFFTMVAVDDNGKAVEVPELEPRTDEQIRRFANGQERRAIRVELAERYKALHRSKA
- a CDS encoding EAL domain-containing protein, producing the protein MMPEIFLGLAEEIGRISDLDHWDFAEAAARAESWSSLTRLPFQVRINTSALQFTRSTTEEFWKAALL
- a CDS encoding formate/nitrite transporter family protein, which codes for MSDRDANQDTSPEKEAKEAADEQESRAKAQDRESREQTPTPSEKSLTPKERDTVAEHGGLSSLTLYSIILREGEEELQRPKISLWWSGVAAGLGISTSVLVEGIIRSNMGSDHPYLTLIESLGYSFGFVLVILCRLQLFTENTITVVLPVLAQPTRNRFYRTGRLWGIVLAANLFGTFITAAIGVHGGILTAETLTAILEISRHLATLTPAETLLRGIPSGFFIAALVWMLPSAKRSEVLVIVIFTWLIAAGGFTHVIAGSNEIFTLVLNGEMNIFTALIYHIAPVLVGNIIGGTGLFAMLAYGQVHEEM
- a CDS encoding diguanylate cyclase, yielding MPVDLKALFPKLTNLLLDAVFVVDQNDQIVFVSDSCEPLLGYRADELTGTLITDYLHPDDLGTTRASIVRVMDGQPHNDFCNRYIHKDGSIVYILWSARLSEEDGVRIGVARNVTALRQAEEKLRFLAHHDPLTGLANRLLFLERLESAIRIAHRHQSSLALLFLDLNDFKHINDTHGHAMGDRVLCMIAGRLEGCVRETDTVARMGGDEFTVLLTDIQSAEPVSKKVEQIIAAVTAPLGAEFGSIKTPTCSIGVACYPTDGEDADTLLNHADDNMYRLKRRRT
- a CDS encoding glutathione S-transferase, translated to MPDYELYYWNLPFRGNFIQLLLEEVRADYRKLDANEVYPDRNLSLLYPGMAPPYLYDCRAQLWFAQMPAILMHLAKAYHLLPDEAEQHTLALKVILDCNDVLMEITNHNGMVMWEEDIWKEFRAHRLADWMTIFEKTGQAHSLKPDTGYLLGTRLTVADIATAALFGSLVHSFPELDRDLEHHAPRVANLCQRMERRPSIGAFLDNQRRELGNAYCGGQIEQSLRDSQSP